The window CCCAGGGGCTTTTCCCACGTTGTGCTGAGCTCAGCGCAGCTTTTCTCTTCGCTGCGGTGCCTGGGCTCCTGGTTTTGATGGCGTGTCTTGTCGCAGGGCAGGGCTCTGGGCCCCCGGGCTCAGCATTTGCGGCCTGTGTGGGATCTTCTTGCAGCAGGGCtagaacccacgtcccctgcattggcggctGGATTCTTacccaccaagccaccaggggaacctgGTAGCAGCTGTTGTTCCTCctgtttcatttctcattttatttatttgagtcccATGTTGTTGCCTTTTGAATTTGATGTGATGGACTGGACTCCTAcagttttatttcacttattcacCATTATGCTTGAAAACTGATCTGTGTTACTCTAGCAGTCTGcctttgtgaaattttttgtatAATCTTCTGTCGCATATACATACACCAAACCATTCATTTTGGTGAAAGTGATTTCTGTAACCTTTTCTACTGGGAAGAACCCACGTGTCCACATTCTGCTTGCACACTCGTGGCTGTGCACACATCTTCCTCTAGGTTATGCAAGTGTGGGCCAGCGCTGTGTCTCTCCTTTTCACTGAGAATTGCTGTCGACTCTCCAGGTTGAGTGGGGTGATGAGTACACCTGCCCGTGATGTGCTGGGATTTGTCAGAGTCAGCCTTGTCTCCTCCATcattttctcctcccctctctcagaGATGAACTAGGAGGTGGGCATCTCATCTCAGGGAACCTGGGGCATAAAACTGAGGTGGAGACCATCCTATGTGACGTGTAATGCAAAGGACATATCTGTGCGCGTGGGGCCATCGGTGGGGGCTGGCTGGACCAGACTCGCTCCTCTGGGAAAGCCAGcctgctccttccttcccaccctgcCTTCAGCACATTAACGCGGGCTCCTGGAGGTTGGCCACGGAGAGCGTTTGCACCAAAGCAGACACACAGTTCACACGCCTGggctctttaagaatttattgCCTGATGAgtgtgtctgtgctgggtctgtgtGCTCGGGGGTGTGTCTGGTTGTGATGAGCGGGGCTGCTCCCTCACTGAGGCGTCTGGGCGTGTACAGCCCTGGCCTCTCTGGCGGCGTGCGGGCTCCAGGACGTGCCAGCCTCAGTCACTGCGGCTCACGGACTCAGTTGCTCCTTGGCACGTGGGATCCCCCAGGATCacgtattgaacctgtgtctcctgcgttggctggcagattcttcaccaccagggaaaccccacatcGGCGCTCTTTACAGAACGATATATCCTGAGCTCATTTACCAGCGTAGCCCTGACCGTCACTTCAAACGCCAGGGATCCCATCGCACTGACAGTGTTTCTAGAGAAACTACACGGGTGTCATCTGACGAGGAGAGGAGGGCTGAGGGGTCCAGGGGTTCAGGGAAGAGCTCTGGATCCATCTGTTCCCAATGGGGCCCCGCTTCCACCCATTTATTCAGTTACTTAAACGACGTTCTGCTTCTGAGAAGTGATGGACGTCATTGCGCACAGCAGAGACGGCGGGCATGAACAGTGAGGCTCCCGTCGTCCAGGAGAGAGGACAGAGCCTGCGGGCCTGCAGGGTGAGGAGGAGCGGGGAGTCGGGGTTTcctcccctggagggaggggggcCCCCGTGAGCAGAGGCCGAGTCCCCAGCCACCCCGGGACACCGGGCCTCCTCCCGCCCCCGCGGCGCGTCTCTCCCCCGGGCTCTCCGCAGACAGCGCACCCAGTACGTGAGGCAGAGGCTCTTTCCAGAGCCGGAAGCTCCCGTCGGGGGCTGGGTCGCTCCGGACGGTGCTGGGGGCCTCCGGTGCTCAGCTCCGGGCCGCGTCTCGGGCTCCTCGGCGGTCGTGCCGAGCCTGGCAGAGCAGGACCCCGAGGAGCAGCAGGACCGAGGCCGCGAGGCCCATCCGGATGAGATTCTGCACCGTGTAGTCTGGGGTGAGGGCGCACAGGTCAGCGCCGGCACAGGCACCGGGAACCGGGGTGTGCGCCCAGGGCACCCGCCTCCCGGGAGAGGACGTGGCCCCGATCCCAGCCCCTGACGGGGACGCTGTCCTCCTCCTCACTCTGGGTCTGACCGCGGTGATGGGGGAGGGTGTCGGGGGCCAGAGGGTCCTGAAAGGAGGCTGTGGGTGGGCCATGTCCTCCTCGGGAGCCTCCCGGGGCCTCTCTGTCTTACTGTCTCAGACGTTCCTGCTCAGGACCCTGAGGTGATGGAGCTCAGACAGCACAGGATGGGGCCCGCCCCTGAGCGGTGGTCTGCGGGGTCCCGGGGTGGGACCCAACCGTGGCTCCCACCGACCCACCACCGCCCCCAGCAGGCGCTCGCTCAGCCTTCTACACTGCCGGCTTGACTTTGCCCGGGGGAGGGGGCGATCCCTGCAGCCTCCGggggcaggatggggtgggggtgggcctgcTCCTCCCCAGACTGACCCCCATCCCGAAGCCTCAGGCCCCTACAGCCTGTGATTCCCGCGCCTTCTCTGCCTGACTCCCCGCCGGCCCTTGACGATCTGAGGGGCCTTGTCCACCCAGAGAATCTCAAAGCGCCCTGGGGTGGGCTGTCTCCCCTGAGCACAGAGCCCCGTGACTCCCCAGTTGTTGAATTGGGGCccgagggtgggggctgggcccaTGGGTCCTGGGAATGAGCCCAGGAAGGGGTGCGCCGGGCTGACCGGGGtccccacctcactcccctcTGCCCTGCACGGCCCTGTAGCCTCCCCAGACTCTCCCactgcccccctgcccctccGGGACCCaagtggggaggaaggggcggggccgggctccGAGGCCCCTCCCTCAGGGGGCCCCTCCCTCAGCGCCCCCTCCACGACCTCCGGGGCCTCCCAGGGCACAGGGCCCCGAGCTGCTGAGTCAGACGGACAGACGGGGCCTCACCTGAGACCAGGAGCGCCAGGGGCTCGCTGGGCCGGGACAGCAGGTGGGGGTCTGTGCTGAGTGCGCGGTAGCACCTGTAGGTGCCCCCGTGGGCCGAGCTCACAGGACTCAAGGAGAACTCGGCCCGGAACCGCCCGCCTTGGTCCTGGGCGCGCAGACGCAGGGGGCGATGGGCTGCCCCCTCCTGGGACAGAAGGAAAGTGTCCGTCCTGTTTCCCGACTGACACAGCAGGGTCACATTCTCTCCCACGGACACCGAGGGGCCCGGCCGCGCCGAGAGCGAGGGTCTGTCTCTGAGCAGTCCTGCAGAGAGGAAGGGGGTACGGGCCCGGCCCTGGTTCTGAGCGAGACTCCGCGGCCTCTCTGGACCCTCAGTGCCGTCTCTGTTTCTCCgagtcccccctcccccaccccgtctCGCTGTCCCCTCCCGGGGACCCCTCCCCCTGGTCCCAGCATCACCCCTGGGGCTCCCCGGTGGGGCCTCTGCAGAGTCTGGCCCCCGACTGACCCGCTGGCCACTCTCCTGCCACCAGGAGCTCCAGGGGGTCGCTGGGGGCCGACCACTCGGAGGAGAGGCCGTGTCCACCGTAGCATCTGTACCGGCCCCCGTGGACGGTGCCCACCGGGCCCAGGGGGAAGTCGGCCTGAGAGAGCCCCCCCTGGACCCTCCGGGCAGGGCGCTGGGGGAGGTCCCGGCCCCCCTCCTTGGACAGAGCGAATCTGGCGTAGCCGGCGTCAGAGCGACACTGCAGGGTCAGGTTCTGTCCAGTGGTGACGACAGGGCCCTGCGGGCTCAGGAGGGACGGCTTCCCAGACAGCCCTGGGGAGAGACGGGGCCGGGTCGTTGGGACCGCGTCCCCCGTGGACACCCTTCCCGGCCCGGCCCCAGGCCTCGccgtctgtgtctgtgtgtctgtcctgtGAGCACCACGCTGTCTCCCCCCGTCACAGGGGCTGCCCTGGGAGCAGAGACCCGAGTACGTTGCCTTGTCTGCACAAATGTGGGGTCAGGACGGGACTTCCTCACCTGGGACCAGGAGCTCCAGGGGGTCGCTGGGGGCCGACCACACCTGGGGGATG of the Cervus canadensis isolate Bull #8, Minnesota chromosome 18, ASM1932006v1, whole genome shotgun sequence genome contains:
- the LOC122421171 gene encoding leukocyte immunoglobulin-like receptor subfamily A member 6 isoform X11, with product MAATLPALLCLGLSVGLRTQVQAGTPPKPTIWAEPGSVVPWGSPVTIWCQGTLGAQEFRLDKEGSSVPWDRQKPLEPGDKAKFSISLMTEQHAGRYWCYYLRGTRWSELSDRLELVVTGPYSKPRLSALPSPVVTSGGNVTLQCGSYQGFNRFLLTKEGEDESSRTLDGQWSPDRQTQALFPVGPVSPGHGWTFRCYGFNRDIPQVWSAPSDPLELLVPGLSGKPSLLSPQGPVVTTGQNLTLQCRSDAGYARFALSKEGGRDLPQRPARRVQGGLSQADFPLGPVGTVHGGRYRCYGGHGLSSEWSAPSDPLELLVAGEWPAGLLRDRPSLSARPGPSVSVGENVTLLCQSGNRTDTFLLSQEGAAHRPLRLRAQDQGGRFRAEFSLSPVSSAHGGTYRCYRALSTDPHLLSRPSEPLALLVSDYTVQNLIRMGLAASVLLLLGVLLCQARHDRRGARDAARS